The Haematobia irritans isolate KBUSLIRL chromosome 1, ASM5000362v1, whole genome shotgun sequence DNA segment ggcctctgtggtcatatgaatgttaatgttaatcgaatgggagctatatctaaatctgaaccgatttcctttcaaacatttcacgtaaatcgaagtaaggccaaatatatgtatgggaactatatctaaatctgatccgattttttccaaaagcgATGGGGTTTCATTctgactcaaaaaaaaaaaagaaacttttgctaaatttgaagttgattaaACCAAACCTACGACCTAGACAAACAAGGTATTGTAATAAGGTCAAGGAGCAAAATTGGTAAACCGTTttacaaattatgaaaaaaattgttcaaacttTTAAGAGTCCACTATCGATTTTTTCTACATTTCCAAAAGTTGACTTTCTCCAAAattggaagattttttttttaatttttttgaaaagtcaacctttttttatttttattggagtaGTTATGTTATTGCTCTCATTCTTGTGACATTTTTAGTTtatgatgaaataaaataaattacatgTGGTGAGCAAGGTTGCTGTAAATGACTCAGCCAAAAACGTAGGGGATCATATTCTGAagcagaggtgtgcacgtgaataatattttactcacgcacactcacgagggaaaaatcttactaatgcacgatattgtttggtaggactcacgaaaaatgccgtgactcacgaataattttatgtgaaattttttttagggacGTGTCAGAAAACATCAGCATGATTAAACtcaagagcgttattaaactcttaacatcgtatatgtcactaaaattgtaaattaattcTACTCGTAAGGATTTTATGTTTGtgtgcgggattattttcgtgagcgtatttttccgaaattctttACTtatgcacactcacgaagaaattatttcgtgactcacgctcacgcacgacatttgtttTTCTAATCACGCTCGCGCACACTCCcgccgttgccatcagcgtgaaTGACGACTCATGCGTGagccacgacaatttcgtgtcacgtgtacACCTCTACTCTGAAGTATGCTGTACACAAACTCTTAGcaagaattttaaataaatttctccATATATTGTTTTCAACTTGAGGGGAATACAGGTTTTGGTGTGGAATTCCTCATTGCACATACATTCAAGTTGCAATCAAATTCTGGGACTCTGTGTTTGTCATTCAAAAAACGACCGCAAATCACTTAAGGTAATCGAATGCTATAGTTGATTAACCTGATCGTGGCCGTAAATAATCTCATATAAATCATTCTAGAGCgtctaaaagaaaaaaactttgtactATTTCTTTGTAGGTTTACACGACTTCTAGAGCAAAAAAAGAAACTGCTTCCAATAGATCACGAGTACAatataataggaaattttcttgaatgcTATCTGTGGTGGAGggcatttaagattcgaccgCATGTAATAggttatttctattttgaaacATGTCCATAAAGCTAGTAAATCTTTTTCCAATTCTAATTGTTTATGTTTCGTTCAGGAAAATTGATTTAAGCACCAAATTATCACCATGATGATCGAAACAATAGTAAAACTATATATATAatggattttaaaaataatttttaatttaaaattggttgtaagcaaaatttaattatgttaaattttttaacaaaaaggtGGTTATTTTATTTTCTGCGTATATATGATTTTATGCTTTGTAAGAATTAAAGAATTGagctaaaaaatatattatttcttcagttttgacatacattttttaattatagtccaaattaaataaaaaattgttgcattTTACAAAGAGTATTATTTTCATTCGatcattttgtattttgttttcaattttaaattcatttcatCTGTTATGCATCTATAGCTTTTTGTTTTGTGGCTTATGATTTCTTTTAGTCTCACTATGCAGTTAAAATGGTCTTAAATTCGCACAGCCTTTGGGGTTATATTCTGTGTCTTATTTTCTTATTCTCTTCTAGTCTGCACTTACACCATTAATCACCGAAAACCCAAAAAACATATCCATCCACCTACTCAAGCGACTAACAACaccagcaaaaacaaaatttttgctagcTTAAATTTATACGAAAAGAAATAAATCTCACTCTATCtgcgaagaaaaatttttaaacatgatTAGCGTTCTCTTTATTGCCAATAGGCTATTTAGCACTATGTCCAAACAGGGACCCAGACCAGTTGTTGTATGCGGACCTTCGGGTTCCGGCAAGAGTACCTTGTTGAATAGGCTTTTCAAGGAATTCCCAAATACCTTTGGTTTTAGCGTATCACACACAACACGTAAACCCCGACCGGGTGAGGAAGATGGCGTTCACTATAACTTTGTGGAACGTGAATATATGGAGGCGGCTGTGGCCAATGGTGAGTTCATTGAATCGGCAACATTCAGTGGTAATATGTATGGTACGAGCAAAGAGGCTGTAAGAAAAGTCCAAAATGCCGGTAAGGTTTGCATTCTGGACATCGAACCCCAGGGAGTGGAACAGGTGAAAAAGACTGATCTAAATCCCATTTTGATTTACAACAATCCCCCCTCGATTGCCGCCTTGGAAGAACGGTTGCGTAAGCGCAATACCGAAACAGAGGAAACTTTAAAGAAACGTTTAGATGCTGCAGCCACCGAGATCGCTTATGGTCTAACACCcggaaatttccataaaattatccATAACGTAGATATAGATGAGTCCTATGAAATCTTTCGTGATTTCATAATATCCGAATTGAAAGCTCAGGAAGCAGAAGGTGTACAAATCTGTTGGTAAATTTAAAATCCACCACCATCATCACCTTCCATTGGTCCCATGAATCCCAAAGCGCATTTTATTATCTTTAAGTAGAACTGTAAAAAAATAACCCACGTATGTGGTGATGATTGATGTTTGGCATTTCAgcaataaaatacaatataatTCGAATATTAGAACAAATGTGTTCAGAATTCAcaaagaataaacaaaaaaatttgttaacgttTAATAAAACTTGTTTTATTGGTATCTAGAATTGGCAGTAATGAACACTATCCACCTCGAGATAAATAAGTTATTTTATTgcttaaaatattattacagatacgttatgtttttaattgaaatgatgaACTGTTGTACTCTAAAATAAAGATGGtcctaatttttataaaacaacctAAACGTTTATACTTTATTCTGTAATATATAATGTACTGAGGGTGATTGGAAGCCACAGTGGTACTATGGTTAGTTCCAGGCATACaatagctccgttcgagaacccgataatttttgataattattacaaatttttactggaagtcgttcgtttacaccaaaacgccaacaaaagagagccggagagagacaacatttgacagttatgagatagagaaattgcaagtttttgctagagattttttccccagtaaaatcttgcaaaccatagcaTAGTTTGTCAGCTGGTTTATGATAACAAACAAAGTACCAATACAATGTACATGTTCGGCAACTacgattggaagttaaatatacaggatttattttttgttttcaatgttttagcagctgaaattttcaatgtgcaaatagttactggataccgttcgtgtacttttcagcaattttaagcaaagagtgtaaaatacactcttactctcttgctagtttttactggatattttttactggaaaagtacgcgaacagacctaatATATTACTTAAATGACTCAAATGACAATATATTACAAAATGGCAAATACCTATTTAGGAATcatctattacatatgggcaattGACTTCCCAAAAAAGCCATtcacagaacatttttttttgcatgcctTCTTCCTAGAACAGTATTAAAATGGCTGATGTAATGaatgttaaatatttacatttctTACATTAATTTATTGCTATGAAGTAAATCTTTGGGTTTCCCAAAAACATGCTGACAAGTAAGTAATTGACTATGCAAGGGTTGccctttatattttaattcctgGCATATTCTAGTGAATATTAGCTCAAGTCGAGTTTTGCTAATAATTGATCTTTATGCCTAGTACTAAGTCCGTGTTTTTGCGATAAATTCATACCGCCAAAAAAGCCGACGAAAATTCTTATAGCCGACTTTATTTCAGgcttaaatctactttagtacAAGTGGTCCGATTTAAAATcccttttcgatttaaaatcccttctcctacactcaaaaaaaaaattgtttatttttaacaatttgtgctaaagtagatttgttccttatttcatgaaaattgattgattttaaCCATTGGGAGCGAAAATTATAAAtgagggatttttttttcaaatgtttggaaatttattccgaaaaatggtaacaaACTGATCAATTGAAGTATTGTCCATCGCTAGATATTACTTTTTCCCATCTTTCTGGCAGTATACGGATACCGACCGCGACGTAAAAAAAACGAGTCGACCTTTGACTTAATCCGCGAATCAACTCATTTTTTGTCTGGACTATACGGCGGATGGTGTAGGACTTGCCATATGTGTGtttccaaacaaatttttacGGGCTTTGCAACATGTGACCCAGCATTATCGTGCTGTAAAATCACCTTGACGTGGCTTCCCAAATATTGTGGCCGTTTATCACGAAATGCCCGGCTCAAACGCATCAATTAAGTTCGATACAAAGCTCCTGTGATAGCTTCACACAATTGCAGCAGCTCATAGAACACCAGACCCAGCTGGTCCCACCAAATACACAGCATTAGCTTCTTTCCATTTATATTCGACTTTGCCGTCGATTTGAGGCATGTCCGgacttgttatttctatttcaaataagtttttacgGGTTTTAAAACATGATATCGAATTCCATTATTAGGCTAATTCCAAGCAACGATGCGTTACCAATGCTGAAGATTAATACGATTTTTTAATGATAATTTCAAGTATATAaccacaaaaatataattagaCAGATGCTCATTAAACCAGGTTCttgtatcattttgacaaaccgaatcgcaccagaaaggTAAAAAGTTTGGAATAGGATGAACAATAGATTTTTCTAATACAGACGAATTCCCTATAATGAATCTTGACGGgaccagaaaattttttcattttacagaAATTATAGCAGAATACAATAAATGGTGTTTTGAAATTTGTTCattatagagagagagagagcttcATTGTATAGAAGAAGTTCATTGTAGAGAAGTTTGACTGTAATTGTATTTCAGTGATCAAAACCGGTGGACCGGTTTATCTTATTAGTTAAAAGTCGTTTCCGCTGGACCGGCGAaaccctgccatcagattttttacagccaccttgtccaccttcttcgccgcagaaagccagtttgccttgaactgctgctcgtccttagcagtttttttggtcaagatgccaaatccggccaaaacagtacagtaccgtgtttcttcaggaaaggcagcagacgtttattcaaacactctttcacgtaaatttcttggttgacagtcccagaagctatgaaaatgctgcttttcaagccacaggtagagatggcttgtcaaaccagatatttctttgcgaactttgacagttttatgtgcttgaaaatatctgctacctttccccttccttttgccgtataaaactcctgtcccggaagctgcttgtagtcggctttgacgtaggtttcgtcgtccattaccgactccgactccagcatttttcatcagctcgactccgactccggagtcgactccgggtaatataactaaatctaattttaataccactaatttgtagttctattgtgggggtaccgtaagtggatcgatatgaagTATCGaaagtgcaaaaaaaggtcttaatttcacattagatgccaattgtactctatatttcaaatttagggcaatgtttaataaataaaatagtgatataaatacccatcataatatgagaagataccaacagtatatgtaacatatttgtggaccaaaattattgatactatctcaaatcctttaaatttgttgcgagctatataaaggtttatattttcatatgcatgaatttgaatctaaatcgatttagacaaaattgcatatatttctacaaaatctatgtacttatgcctatattcataataatttactgtaGGTTTATCGAAGAAAttcgtatggtaatagtaggtttaaagtttatgttaacttttatgaatatgggggttaaaatttaaatctaacgttatgggacgtaacacaattgtaacgaaaaataaaaatgcaaggaacgtctaaagtcgggcgggccgattataatatactctgcacaactttgtatttagatctacattttgataaaatctcaaatcagacttctacaaaactcgggcaatatttgggaaatatgtataattgtttagacaattttgcaaaaatgcatttatgattcattcattgaaaaatttgaaaatttgagtcatttcaacACGTGttcgacttagcagcaatttttacaaaattgtattttcactgaatacaattttggaaacattttctacagaaacaaaattttgactaaattttctatagaaataaaattttggaaaattttctatagaaataaaattttgaccaaatatatagaaataaaattttgaataaaatttataaaatttaccaaaattttttatagaaataaaagtttgaaaacattatcaatacaaatacaatttaaaaaaaattgtgtagcaaacaaaattttgcaaaatattctatagaatattctatagaaataaaattttgactaaattttatatagaaaaaatatttgtatagtaataaaattttgaatacattttttataacagtgagtatcagtgagcatcatcagtaaaaaaaaattgagaaaatttgctatagaaataaaatttgacaattttttcttatagaaataaaattttgaaaaaaattatcaataaaatgtattttagaaaaatttttgaaaaatttttgtgtagtaaataaaattctgcaaaatattctacagaaacaaaatttttactaaattttctatagaaataaaattttgacaaaattttccatagaaataaaattttgacaaaattttccatagaaataaaattttgaccaaattttctaataaaaaaatctattactataaaattttggcaaaattttctatagaaataaaatgttgacttaaatttt contains these protein-coding regions:
- the LOC142221217 gene encoding guanylate kinase isoform X1, translated to MISVLFIANRLFSTMSKQGPRPVVVCGPSGSGKSTLLNRLFKEFPNTFGFSVSHTTRKPRPGEEDGVHYNFVEREYMEAAVANGEFIESATFSGNMYGTSKEAVRKVQNAGKVCILDIEPQGVEQVKKTDLNPILIYNNPPSIAALEERLRKRNTETEETLKKRLDAAATEIAYGLTPGNFHKIIHNVDIDESYEIFRDFIISELKAQEAEGVQICW
- the LOC142221217 gene encoding guanylate kinase isoform X2; translation: MSKQGPRPVVVCGPSGSGKSTLLNRLFKEFPNTFGFSVSHTTRKPRPGEEDGVHYNFVEREYMEAAVANGEFIESATFSGNMYGTSKEAVRKVQNAGKVCILDIEPQGVEQVKKTDLNPILIYNNPPSIAALEERLRKRNTETEETLKKRLDAAATEIAYGLTPGNFHKIIHNVDIDESYEIFRDFIISELKAQEAEGVQICW